The following nucleotide sequence is from Anopheles stephensi strain Indian chromosome 3, UCI_ANSTEP_V1.0, whole genome shotgun sequence.
GATGGCAGATAGTCCTTGGGGATGTGTTCGTGCAGTTTGGCCATCTTCTCACCGTGGAAGAACATCTGGAAGCGGgcagggggggaaaaaaacgggagCATAATTAAGCAGGCTCGATCCACGCCGTAACCTTGCCCTTGCGACGACGCCGCAGACCATCAAGGTTACTGGGCACTTTCTACTTACGCGCTTGTTCAGCTTCTCCTTCACGAACGGCTTGAACAGCGACCACACCATGTTGAAGATCATCGGCTCGTTAACGAAGTGGACAGCCTTCATGCGCAGCGGGCAGGCCTCCTGGATGAAGGTCAGCAGCCGCTTGGCGCCGCTCGTCGACATTGCCTTTACGTGGCCCATGCCCATGCCCTTGAAGTCGTAGATCACTACCGCGCCATTGATCTGGGTGGCGGGTTCGAGCACGGCCAGCTTCTGGATGGTGTAGAGCGCCCGGAAGATCTGATCCTCGGTCACCTCCTTCGTGTTCCACTTCTCGCCCATGTGCACCACCATCAGCCGACGGCCCTTGTGATCCCGGTTGGTGAAGATGTTGATCAGTCCGTGATCGACGAACACGGGCTTCACATCCGCCGGCATCAAGTTGTGCAGGAGATCCTTGTACGACTTGTTAAACTCCGCTACATTGCGCATCTTTTTGAGGAAGAAATGGTGGGTGTGAGGGACACTTCATACTAGAATTCTGCCACCAAGAAACTCACCAACTTGAGTGCGCTTTCGGGGTAAAACTTCGTGGGGCGAAGATAGATCAGCAGGAACTCTTCATCGTCCGGGAAGTTTAGGTCGCTCGCTTTCAGCAGCTTCCGCAGCTCCTCGACCGCGGCGGCACGGACTTCTGGCGTCTCCCGGAGCTCCTGTTTGGCAACCTCCAGCAACTCTGCGCTCGGTCGCGAACGATCAATCTCAAACGGACCGGGCATCTTGAGCACTGCCTCAAACAATCGAACCGAATCGCACACTGGGAGGGAGTCTCGGAGTCTTAAAGACGCCAGCGAAAGTAGAGCCGGTCGGTCGATTGGAACGATTTAAGTACTCGAACTCGTAATCGCACCGCTTATCGTCGGTTGGATTAAAGATACACACTGCACACTGCAGCAGGGTTCCGAACCGATTAGGCGGTTTGAATCCCGCCCCCCGCGAAACATTGTCCAAGCAGGTCTGGTGGTGTTATCaggaccaaaaaaaagcctgAGAGGGGTTTACATAACGAATGTTTTGGCCAAATTCGAGACTAACCGTTGATACAGCTGATGGTGAGTTTACACATTTTGTTTGCCTTCTTTCTCGCTGAGGCCCTTGCAAGTAACCTTTGTTCATTGGACGACCAAAACGAGCGTAACGACAGGCACCTTCACTGCAGGTGCATTGGATATCATCGGGGAAACAGATTTATCAAACATTACCGGCTCGTCTCCAGTGCGGCCACAAAGAGACATATTTTGATTGACTGAATTTGGGTCTCATTTATTCTATTCCTGTTTCGCTTTGTTCCCACTGGCACAAATAGATCTCGCTAGTGCATTAGAACCAACGAACCATCAAACGTGATTGTCAGCACGATTACAGCAATTCCGCTTCCCTTCGCGGACAGAACGCAGATGGAAAATAATTATCTGTTCATCATAGCTTACAGAGCTCCATCCGACTCTGGGAGGGCAACGTACACGCTGAGGGTAAGGCATGTACGTGATTAATGTTTCTCTAGCACAGGCAGGCAAGATTGTTGTGTCCGGTTCCACAGCCGGTGGTTAGTAGTCGTTGATGCGCATTTACACCTACCAGACAAGCTCATTAAACGGAGAGGAGGATTAGAAATATGAATATTGTTATGCTGATTGCATAATATTAGGAGTTTCGGgaagaataaattattttttaattttttttattcatttaattcACTAAAAGTAAGCAAGAAATTTATTAGGTAGGTAGTTTTAACAAAACACTAATTATGTTAGCATTCAAAAGGGTGTAATAGTCGATATTTCTAAAGCTAAAattaaatgagagaaaatttcACGCCTTatagtatgcaatccgcaagaccaaattcaaaaatagcacttgacgtcatttctttctttcctacAGCTGGGTTAACTCTTCAATCAAGCCCGTTGGCTGGGTTCGGTCCACTCTTACACTACCACTACACGCACAGTTGAACCGAGCGGCATCGATCAAGCAAATGTTGTGTATTGCCTCACACAATTTCAATGTTTGGCGTCTGAAGTATTGAGCAAACGTACAGAAGGTACCCATCTTCGGTTGAATTCGCTTGCGTACCCACCACTCGCCGGGCGCCATCTGCGACATGAAGAATAGAAATATGaaaaagagaagagagagcaaaaacaaaagatgaaGATTGGCGCTATGGATCAAGTGGAACCCGCTTTGTGGTGCATAATTTAATAATGCTGGAGATTGATTTGACTCATCCAAATATATTATTTAgtatgattttgttttacgaAGTAGCAATGAACGGAACAAATATATAGAAAATGCAGCAAAGCTATGAAGTAAATAGCTGACGCTCTCCTCTGACCGTGGGGAGCTGTTTATAGCATCCCCAAATTGCACTGTAAATTCAATTATCACCTCAATCACCCGGCATGTGTGACGGTCTGTCTTGCACGAGCGACCTCCAGCTGAAGGTCATTCAGCACAGGTCCAGCACAGGTGCAGGAATTTTGTGCTGGCACCAGCAAGCACCCGCGAAAAACCCGGTTCAAAAAGAAACCTGTCACACGGAAAAATACAGTCAAAAAATTTTCCCAGCTCCGTGCAAACCAGAAGGGCTCCGGTCGGTCGcgaaggttcgtcgcttgccgGACCGGTGAAGTCTTTCGTACCGATCATCAGCCCGATAGTAGAGCTCCGTAAGTAAACAAAGCTAAAAACGCATACGCAAACAGACGGACGGGTCTCGGGTGCGTCAGTCAGCAAAGCAAAAGGTCACCAATACACCACAAACGATCGTGACGATCGAGCGAACGGCCGAACGGCGAATGCGGTGGGCTGGGACTCGGACGGAAGTCTATAAAGCCGGTGGTGTGATGATCGTGCGGGTTCATTCATCGTCGAGCCTGGGAACGATTGTGATCGAGTGCAGTGTGGTTGTGATTTGTGTTGTGCAAGTTCTGGgcttcgtgcgtgcgtgcgtgctttAGTGTTCGGTTGCGTACTGCCTTCAACTTCTGGCAGTGCCGGTTCGGAGCTGTTGTGGGTCAAGTCGACTCAAGAGGAACAGAAAACAGAGGCATTTTTTCGGAACTAAAACCCTCGCACGCAGGCTGTAGTAAACACGCCATCCGGCTCAAGGTTACCCAGCTGTCGGTTTGTTGGTTCGCAGCTATCTGTTAgctctgtctgtctgtcggaTCGGTTATCGATTTCGGTTGGGAAGTGGTAATTGGAGGATTGTGTCCCTGGTGTACCATTAATGCCCACGGTGTTGGAAAGTGAAAAATCCTTGGTAATATCAAGTTTTACAAACttgcagtgtgtgtttgttaagTGATTTAAACGGCCAGGCGAAACCGTACCGAAATGTCGATTAAGTACAACGAGAAGAACTATCCGTACATCGATCTCGGCCGTGGGTACATCATCTATCTGCAGGATGACGATTACACCGAGCAGCGGTGGATCGTGAAGGCTGAGCAGGAGCTTAACGAGACGCCAGAAAATAAGGCCCGCTCGTTGGAGCAGCTGCGGGAGCTTCTGCGGGGCGAGAAGAAGCTAACCGTGCCGCTGGACGATGAAAAGTTCCTGCTGAAGTTCTTGCGCCCGATGGCGTACGATGTGCCGAAGGCGTTCGACTGCATCCGGCACACGTTCGCGATGAAGCGCAGCTACGGCAAGGATTACTACGATGGCCGCATCAAACCGTCGCACATTCGGCACATCTACGACTCGGGCATGGTGAGCTTCCTGCCGTTGCGTGACGACGACGGATGTGGCATATGCGTTACCCAGCTTGGACGTAAGTAATCGACCGAACGCTCTGCAATTAGCATTCAGCTGAGAAGCTCCATTCTAAAGGCCCGTTCGTTAACCCTTTCAAAATCTTCAAACCAGTGTCGAATGATGGTTCCACCCTTTGGTGAATTTGGTGTGAAATCTCGTTGGAACGGAGTTAAATTCTACCCCCAATCCAACCATTACTTTGGCAAAACAATCTCGCTTGgggtggttttggttttggggTATTGCGACTCACCTTCTAGTTGCGAGTGGTTTGAAACATGATCATGCTGAGCTCGGTTTGCCTGCAATAATGGCATTTGATTCGGgctgttgctgttgaaatGGAAGCTGgagctgttggtggtggtggtacattGGCAACCCTCTGGGAGGGGTAGTAAGATGGTAAGGgtgagcagtttttttttctcatatcaCCCCACCGGATTGTGCATGAGGATCAGCAATAGACCTGTTCGTGTGCTCATTTTGCATTGTTTGAAGCTTGGTGTAGTGTGACTTGAGTTTCAACACATCGCTTGCTGGTGCTTGAAATCGGTGTTTAACGATCATAATGAGTAGGTTTGAGAAGTTATGGGAGTTTTTGAACGGTTTAGAGAGTCCAACCGAcagcttttcctttttacgTTGGTGTACAAATGTATGATGAAAGTAAGATGTAATTTTGACCAATCTGAGCTTCTTCCTATGTATGTGACAGTGGCTTAGCTGAcatttttgttctattttttcgATTATTCGTAACAACTGTcataaaaaatactaaaaacacTGGGAATCTCTATAAACGTTGTAGAAGAGCTCCATGGAGTGTTTGCTgtaagaaaaatatattttagaaTGAATACACTTCTTCTAGATCACTTTGAAGGCTGGCAGACTACTTTTTCTTCGCTGTTCGCTGTGGCTAAATCTAGTCTCATGTTTTGTGGAGGCAAGCGATAGTTTCCAAAACCAGACCGTTGTTGCAAAACATAAG
It contains:
- the LOC118510810 gene encoding retinaldehyde-binding protein 1-like is translated as MPGPFEIDRSRPSAELLEVAKQELRETPEVRAAAVEELRKLLKASDLNFPDDEEFLLIYLRPTKFYPESALKLMRNVAEFNKSYKDLLHNLMPADVKPVFVDHGLINIFTNRDHKGRRLMVVHMGEKWNTKEVTEDQIFRALYTIQKLAVLEPATQINGAVVIYDFKGMGMGHVKAMSTSGAKRLLTFIQEACPLRMKAVHFVNEPMIFNMVWSLFKPFVKEKLNKRMFFHGEKMAKLHEHIPKDYLPSNYGGTLPALDYGGKEWYPVAEQFTEFITKWNSCGFK